Genomic DNA from Chaetodon auriga isolate fChaAug3 chromosome 18, fChaAug3.hap1, whole genome shotgun sequence:
GGTGTCGTCTTTAGGGAAGGACTGGCACAAGTTCTGTCTGAAATGTGAGCGCTGCAACAAGACGTTGAACCCTGGAGGCCACGCTGAGGTACGCTTTCATCCAGAGTCGTTTCTGAAGTGAAACAGCAACATATGTGGACATAGTAATCCCACGTTTGTGTAAAAATACGCACAGGCTGCGGAGCACCTTTATCTTACTGTAGAATTATCATCTGACGGATCATGAAGGGAGGAGGTGTAAAGCAAAGATGAGGAATAATCGCTGATGAGTGTGAAACTATTTGCAGTGACAGGATGTTGTGGTGTGAATGCAAACTAGAACTGAgacttttttttggcctttGACAGAAGAGGACGTGAGCTCAGCAGGAAGTGCTTTGGTTTCCTTGTGGTCAAACTTCAACAGTCAACTGACTTTCTAACCAGACTGAACAGTCAGTacagtgactgactgaccacAAAGAAACCGCATGCACATCCTGCTGAGGTTACCTTCTCTGACATCAAAGGTGAAAACTTAAGGTGTAAAtggcaaaaagaagaagaatgtggaTGACTGAGGCGCAGCAGTTTCTCTTCAGTGATCTCACTGAGACACCCAGAGAGCTCCAACTCATCAAtcagcagtgaaagcagcaggttacagagcagcagcagattcaggCCTCAATCTGTCTGCCCACGATGAGTTCAGGTGCAGCATCGAGTGTAGGTCACCTGCGTATCTGCAGCATTTGTGGCAGGTGGTTCCAAACTTTTGAACAGTAATGTAAGTTAATTCATCAATGTGGTAGATCACCTCAGTTCATACAACAGCAAGTGAACGCATCACCATTCAGTCAGGTTCAGTTTAAAGTCTGTTAGAGATCAGAGGGATTaaagcagctggaaaacatggctgaaacaCCATCATGTGTGGATGTAATGCTGCAGACATGTTTGAATCAAACCGTTACAGAACATTTACATAAAGAACACAAATGTCTGAATGACAAAGACTCTTAGTTTAGATGAAACCGGCAGTGTTTAATGCATGAGAGAGTTTGCATGTGGACAGTCGAGCTGAAGACGTTTTCCTGGAGGAGGTGgattcctctctgctgctttagtCAGTTGTGAGGTGTCGTTTTCCAGGGAAGTGGCTTTCAGAGAATCATAATAAGCAGAACAGTGAAGGGCCAGAGctcatatttaattttttttgtcacgTTATAAATGGTGTGAACAGAGAAACTAACAGAGAGCAGACTCGTCTCATAAGCTTCTGTCATTGAGTCCTGGTTCATTCGTTCTTTGGCATCATGTGAATCCAGACTAAACTTTTCCACTGTGGGTCAGATCAGAGAAACCGGACCTTCAGCTCCTTTGACAGATGGACGCCTGCTTACTTTCCCTCTCTGGTGTATTTTGCAGCACGATGGGACGCCTTACTGCCACAAGCCGTGCTACGCCGCCCTCTTCGGACCAAAAGGTGCCATTTCTTATTTTTCACCCTCAGAAAGAACATTTTCTCCGTCTGCGTTGTCCTGGATCCAGTTTGTGAACGCAGcgtttgcatgtgtttcaggCGTGAACATCGGCGGAGCCGGTTCCTACGTGTACGACAATCCTGTCAACGAAGCCCCCGCTGCCGTTTCCATGGAAACAGATGGCAAaccacaggaggagaaaaaagccCCCGCACGGGGACCAGTGAAGGGTGAGAAACGTGCAGCGAAAATAGAAAAACTGTCATATGTCGGGAACAGAGCAGCTCCGTCTCCGGAGGGAGTGGGAGGCGGTTTGGTttacagatgatgaagatgatgaagatgtgacAGAGGAAAACCGCACAGGGCTGATGAGATGAAGATGTGATCTGAGAGCGATCATTTGAAGATGTGTTTcaggagaaaagcagcagagataaaAATAGCGATAAAGTGAAAAAGGTTGTAAATCTGTCATGATGAAATTATTCCACAGCAAAATCATTATCATGTATTCAGTCAACCTTTATTTACACTCCATGACTGAGCGGACGCATTtacatcaatgaaaacaaagcaaagaaataTATTAACAAAGAAAGGGCACAAAAAGCCACTAAAATGTTTAAAGTAGAGAAAATAATTGgataagaaaattaaaataaaatgcatcaaCATAAACGAGTTGAGGTGCTGTATTTTGTTGCAGGTGTCGGGGCTCCATGATGAAAAGCGTTTTTTTAAAGCCTGAATGAGGACAGTGTGTCTCATCATGGACCATAAATTTCACATTATTCACATTTGCCTTTTCCAGCTGCAAGCTTCTCATCTTTCTCTGGAGGACCCAACATCTGCCCCAGGTGCAACAAGACGGTGTATTTCGGTAAGCGCAGCGTCTCTTGGTGTCTGAGTGTTGGAGTGTGTCAGGCTGACTCAGGCTGGCTGCGTGCTGACCGTCTCCGTggcggtgtgtttgtgtgcagctgagAAGGTGTCCTCTCTGGGGAAGAACTGGCACCGGCCCTGTCTGCGCTGTGAGAGATGCAGTAAGACTCTGGCTCCTGGCAGCCACGCGGAGGTGAGAGATGACACCACGCTCACAGTGTTCATCCTATCAAATTAAAGCTTTTCAGACGACATGAGTCCACTTCAGGAGGAGCTAAGAGCAGATGTTTTCTTTCCGCTGCAGCACGATGGACAGCCGTACTGCCACAAGCCGTGCTACGCTGTGCTGTTTGGGCCCAAAGGTATGAAGACAGACGCACTTTGAACACACCTGAAACTACAAAAAACACGTCCTCAACCACCAGTCTGCAGACGGTCATTTTAGATCTGTGACTGAAGAAAACATGGCTGTAgtctctgtgacatcactcacaGGTTTCTGAAGCTTTAAGCTTTAATATCATTTAAACGAGTGAGTTACATCAAAATTCACCCTGTGCAGTTTTCATAAACGAGGAAATTAGCTGCAGAGACCAAAACAGTGTCTTGTACTAAGCTGTAAACATTTTACTTCTGCTGTAAAATCAGGCATTTTAATATGAGGGGTCTATGGGGAGTTTGGAgtcagcctcaagtggccattagATGAGCAGCAGTCTTTCCAGAAACAGCGCCCCCTGTGGATAACCCGCAGCACACACTGCCGAGCTCTCACTGGGACTACTTCCTCCACAGGAAGTAGTTCCAGTGCTGAGAAGCAGCTTGTTTCTCAagctgctgttgagttttttcAAATGAGAGAATCAAAAATATCTGCgtgatgtttgtttcatgtttgtgtgaactgaccctttaaactGTGTTCCTCTCAGGCGTGAACACCGGAGGAGTCGGCAGCTACATCTACGACGATCCTGAGGCCGAGGCGCAGCCCTGAGCCCTGACGCCGCCTCCAGGACCCTCGATGTCTCTGTGATTTGCCTTCTACAGTCATGCTGACAAACAATATGTACTGCACTCACGGGGACGGATATTTAGGCCTTTATGTTGTATTTGGATATTGTTCATATATCTATTTTTTGTACAAACAAACCTTTAACTTGTCCTCCTGATGCGACTTTCAGATTTGCCTTTAAGTTTCTTGGTTCTCTTTGCCAAATAATTATCGGCCTGTTCTGTTGTAGGTTAACGCGCTGGTGGTTTCTCGCTCATTATTGATAGTTTTTCAGACTTTTGTGCACTCAGAAGACGTGTGGATAAAGAGCATCGCCCCCCCGCCCGTCactttgttgtcagtgtttcttGAGCAGGTTCTTCCTGGTTCTAAAAAGGGACGAGGTGTAGCCGTAGCCGAGGTaccgtccacacagagacgtGTATTTACTGAATGTTTTCGAGGTGAGTTTGAGGTCAGTTGTGAACTAAGTGTTCAGCTGTGCATCACATTTTCTACAGTAAAACTGTGTGACACCAAACCTGTTCAGAGTCTGTggatttgtgtttctgcataGTTTATTTATTACAAAACAGCACTCAGGAGCTATAATTTGGCAAAGCTACGTTTATTAATGTCTGACTTGATCCCCTTTATGTGTTGGTATTTCTGCTTAATCaattatgtatatatttatattgataATTGTCAAAGACAAGTTAATGACAGCTGCTAGaacagtgaacagtgaacaCACCAGTTTACTTTTTCTTGTAGTTTTTCGTGTTGGATTTGTGCCCCGCCCCCCACAACTGCAACCAAATAAAAAGGTAAACGTCACTGACTGGATGCAGTTGGCAACGCCCCTTACCGAAAACAGGGTACCCGGAAGAGGAGCCCTG
This window encodes:
- the LOC143336742 gene encoding cysteine-rich protein 2-like, which produces MASKCPKCDKTVYFAEKVSSLGKDWHKFCLKCERCNKTLNPGGHAEHDGTPYCHKPCYAALFGPKGVNIGGAGSYVYDNPVNEAPAAVSMETDGKPQEEKKAPARGPVKAASFSSFSGGPNICPRCNKTVYFAEKVSSLGKNWHRPCLRCERCSKTLAPGSHAEHDGQPYCHKPCYAVLFGPKGVNTGGVGSYIYDDPEAEAQP